From a single Solanum dulcamara chromosome 4, daSolDulc1.2, whole genome shotgun sequence genomic region:
- the LOC129887340 gene encoding uncharacterized protein LOC129887340: MEDQRLKALVNESIKEVKESFSKDIADIRHMLLEVSEKLVSAGSQTRDPTMDVARPHHGKDTPEVPTLLHRPAPVELGRFCGENPEAWIFQAERYFDFYGIAETHKLTLASFYLDGEALEWYRWLFRNKQLVEWDHFAEKARIRFKKKAFESAEGRLAKLQQVTTVSEFQGRFEAIANETTDVSDGLMVRLFISGLREDIKNSVIAHEPKCYKDVLKQAHIQERRIQAEKGSFRPALANRGPPLLSNPISAPPRNFMTTSHVPSSSSTQLQNRQPIKRLSHAEMQSRRERGLCYYCEEKYTAGHKCKAPPQLLLLTDGSDIEPTLPEQFTSDDFLAEELQCLEIQEHSALSYNALAGGNPTSTLRFTGHINGHEVQVLLDGGSTHNFIQTRVAKFLQLPINTTSSFPVVVGSGQRLLCDGVTPATSLSIQGCGLTLDLYLLPMHRADVVLGVSWLSTLGRVIKDYGARLFEFQFQGKTYCWQGDAITVQPVQLHSLRSCLLFLEPMRMSSRNLRDCLHPDHRIMQFT, translated from the exons ATGGAGGACCAAAGACTCAAGGCTCTCGTCAATGAGTCAATTAAAGAGGTGAAAGAGTCCTTTTCCAAGGATATTGCAGATATTCGCCATATGTTACTGGAGGTTTCCGAAAAGCTCGTTTCGGCAGGATCTCAAACTCGAGATCCAACAATGGATGTTGCTCGTCCTCATCACGGGAAAGACACTCCTGAAGTTCCCACACTCCTTCATAGGCCGGCTCCGGTGGAACTAGGACGATTTTGTGGTGAAAATCCGGAGGCGTGGATCTTCCAAGCTGAACGCTACTTTGATTTTTACGGAATCGCAGAAACGCACAAGCTAACCTTAGCATCTTTTTATCTCGACGGTGAAGCTCTGGAGTGGTACCGATGGTTATTCAGGAACAAACAATTAGTAGAATGGGATCATTTTGCTGAGAAGGCACGAATTCGTTTCAAGAAAAAGGCGTTTGAATCAGCAGAGGGACGTTTGGCAAAGCTCCAACAGGTGACTACCGTATCTGAATTTCAAGGGAGGTTTGAGGCAATTGCAAATGAAACAACCGATGTCTCTGATGGGTTAATGGTACGGCTGTTTATTTCTGGGCTAAGGGAAGATATTAAAAATTCAGTTATTGCTCATGAGCCCAAATGCTATAAAGATGTGCTTAAGCAAGCCCATATCCAGGAGCGACGTATCCAAGCAGAAAAAGGGTCGTTCCGACCCGCTCTAGCAAACAGAGGACCCCCTCTCTTATCCAATCCAATCTCAGCACCACCTCGAAATTTTATGACCACATCTCATGTTCCATCCTCTTCTTCCACACAATTGCAAAATCGCCAGCCCATTAAACGTTTATCACATGCCGAGATGCAGAGCCGTCGTGAACGTGGTCTGTGCTACTACTGTGAAGAAAAGTACACAGCAGGGCACAAGTGTAAGGCTCCGCCACAACTATTGTTACTAACAGATGGCTCCGATATTGAGCCAACATTGCCGGAGCAGTTTACCTCCGATGATTTTTTGGCTGAAGAATTGCAGTGCTTAGAGATTCAAGAACACTCTGCCCTTTCATATAATGCATTAGCCGGAGGAAACCCAACGTCCACTCTTCGATTCACTGGTCATATTAATGGGCATGAAGTCCAGGTCTTGCTGGATGGGGGAAGCACCCATAATTTCATTCAGACTAGAGTGGCTAAATTTTTGCAACTGCCAATTAATACCACTTCCAGTTTTCCAGTGGTGGTGGGTAGCGGACAACGACTATTATGCGATGGTGTGACACCTGCAACTTCCCTCTCGATACAGGGTTGCGGTCTCACTCTAGATTTATACTTATTACCGATGCATAGGGCAGATGTTGTGCTTGGTGTTTCATGGCTGTCTACGTTGGGTCGGGTGATTAAGGATTATGGAGCTCGTTTATTCGAGTTTCAGTTTCAAGGGAAGACCTACTGCTGGCAGGGGGACGCGATTACAGTTCAACCAGTTCAATTGCATAGCCTTCGCAG TTGCTTACTATTCTTGGAACCTATGAGGATGTCTTCCAGAAACCTCAGGGATTGCCTCCATCCCGACCACAGGATCATGCAATTCACTTGA